From the genome of Solanum lycopersicum chromosome 12, SLM_r2.1:
CACTTATGAAATAACCTAATTACTCtccataactatagtttgataattcaaatttgtagctacatgttatatggagaagagaggcgagcaagactagagagaggagagaggcgagagagagggggaaaagaatgggagaaatgtaaattgtatatgtatattggttagataattgtatattatacatatgtatttgtatatatggcaagagatatttggagagggaggagagaggtgaacgagactgggagagaggcGAATGAGACGAGAGAGAGGGGACAaaaagtgggagagaggtgaactgtatatgtatataattgtatattatacatatgcatttgtatatatggcaagcgagattgggagaggaaggagagagacAAGTGAGAGAGGACAGAGaatgggagagaggtgaattgtatatgtatataggtaaaataattgtataatatacatatgtatttgtatatcctggcaaattatacatatacaaatatgattaatcatacaaactcgaagtcaaccCACGTAATTATTGTATAATGTCAGTCGCaagtgataattatagcaaactatagctatgatgagtaattaaatattataagtttGCATAGTCACATAATTTTTCTTCTAATAAACCCTCTCTGTTGAACGAAAGATGAAAAAGATACAACACAACAAGCaaaagcaacaacaaaaaaCGAAATAACGACTAATCTTCAACACTCACCCATTCCAACTAATTACATAATATATTGCATAgcaacataataattaattaatatattgcATAGCAACATAATAATATCCAACGTAATTTCAGAAGTGAATTTAGAAAGAAATAAGGGGTTAACAACTTTGACctcttatgttatgaattatgaaggcaaacaaattattttgataaaaattcaacccaaatatgcataacaaaattgaattactatttaaatTCCCTTTTAATAATCTTTTTCAccttgaaaataatatttaagaaaacaaaattaagagGTAATAATTTGGGTATAATCATAACACCAAATAAAACCCCAAATTAAAAAGGTAAAGTTAAGTAAGACACTCTTTAAAACCCTCATGAGAGCCGTTTTTCTGTACTTCTCTTCTCCGCCACATCGAATccaaaaaaaccctaaaaaagaTTGCATAACACAATCGTctcaaatttcaaaaagaatttgaTATATTGTTGTAATCATTCgcatatatttttatcaaaaacagTAGTGAATTTGGTTTGGTTGGATATGGTATCAAGTTCTAAATCGGAAAGTGGGACTCATGTTATATCTGTCGGCGTACGGGAAATACTAGAATCTATCAAGGAAGTTGTTGGAAATCATTCCGATGCTGATATTTATGTGACTCTTAAAGAAACCAACATGGACCCTAATGAAACTGCTCAGAAATTGCTCAATCAAGGTGTTTGCTTCGAcccctttttgtttttttttggttggttTATGATTAATTAGAGCTGAATGGGGTATAGGGGATTTGTACAAGCCTATTGTGACTAGTTTGTGATTGAAAAGTTGGGTTTTTGATTACTTGTTTATGCTTATGCTGCATTTTGTTTGATCAAATTAGTTGAGGTAAGGACCCTTTTGGCCATTGATTTTGGAGGCATTTTTTGGACAAATATCGGTTTTATCTAGCTTTTGGGAGCTAGTTTTTTAAGTCCCAAAATCTGCTTCAAACCTGTTTTTGggccaaaatataaaaaagactaAATTTTTAGTGTTTCATTCCATTTAGTGTTTGCCGCCCGGTAGTAGGAGTTTTGATAGAGGCCATTCTTGGATTATGAACCAAAATTCTTTGTTTAATGTGTAGGGACTGGGGATTTTGTGCAAATGTAAAAtgacattttcaaatatatgtttCTTTGTTAGAGCTTGCATGTACTGTCAAATTGGTGCATCGGCCACTGCCTTTTTTGGAAGTCTTGGAGAGGCGGGAAATGAAGGCTTTGGTATTGTTGTCAGTAGGGTTTGGAGGTTGAGTATATGGTAGTTGGGGTTGTGTTGGCTTTCTTATAGGATAGATTTGGTGGTCGTATTTGgaccttctttcttaccaatgGTTTTAGTACTATTCTTGTAGTTTCTTATTCTTCGATTTTGGTTACCACCTATGTTTTTTGTGCTTTGATTATCGCGTTATTTTGTTGTCATTTTTTATCTTTCCATTTCACATTATTTTGTTGTCATTTTTTATCTTCCCATTTCACATTATTTTGTCGTGTTACTGCCCTTGTTTCTGTGTTCTCTTTTTCAAAATGCTGGGAATTGTTTTATATTAAGCCAAGGGTCTATCGGAAATACTTCTCTACCTCTTTGAGGttaggggtaaggtctgtgCATACTTTGCCCTCTCCAGATGCCAGTTGTGGGATTACACTTGGTGTGTTGTTGTTGGCACTATTTTCAGTAGCTTGGAATGGTTTTATATTCATCAATGTTTTGTAGCAGTTAGGTTTGACTATTTGCTCATTGGTGTACTTCATCGTAGATGTAGAGTTCCTGcaagttaattttatatataatagacCACTGTAATTATTTACATGCATCAGAAAGGGGAGATGTGGTGTACAaggatttaagttatatacCATGTCATTGTATGGAATGTAGTTTAtaacaccaacaccaacaccagcaacATACCCAGTTGAATCCCGCAAAGTGGGGTCTGGAGAGGTTAGAGTGTAACATACCTTACCTCTACTTCTTGGAGGTTGAGAGTATATAGTATACCTTgctaaattttcaaattatcaatCCACACTTGAATTGTAGTTGGCTCTTACTAGTAAGATGGTTAAATATTCTTTCGACCATAAGTACATAAAAGTTAATTGCTTATATATAGCTCAACTTTCTCCCTGGAAAAGTTAAAAACTGATGTGCCCTAATTGGTTTTGGTATTCTGATGGATATCATTGAGACTGCTGCATCTTGGCGCTGGTTTTAACCTTTGCAGTATCCTCCAATATGGAACAATCTATATTCACCAGTAAAAATCATCATCTTTCCCTTAATTCTCTGATGTGAAGTGTGCCTAATGCTTCAGTTTTTTCTTTAAGATCCATTTCATAAGGTGAAGCGAAAAGGGGACAGAAGGAAAGAGGTAAATATTTTCAAACTGTTCTGTGGTTCTAGTTCTTATGTGATGCGCTTTGCTGTGATTATTATTGTTGATGTCCATTGCTGTCAGACAAACATTTGAtgcttcttgttttttttttttttggtaaatcagTCAATTTTAACTCCAAGGAAATTGCATGTTTCTTTCTCTTGTTGAAGTTGATTTCTAAGATTGATAGTGTCCTCTAAACAATTTACAATTGTCGATTGCACTTgcacttattttgttattttactaCAGTTTTTATCTTTATTCTAACTGAAACTATCTTTCGTCTTGCTTCAGAACCATGGGTATAAAAGTTCTACTGCTCCAGAAAATGGAAATTATTTAGAGCATGATGCACATGAAATGAGGATCAACACACACATCAATCGTAACATCCGAAGAGGGAGCTACAATCGAACTGCTTTACCTGGTAATTTGATCTTATGCAGATTTAAGTTTCTTATGTTTACCTTGATCTTAAttcccttttattattttatcaaaaaaatgttTTGTAGTACCCGTAAGGTCCTAGATCTCCTGGGAAGGTGCTGGTTGTAGGAGGTCATTAAGCCTTTTGCTATGCAATAGAATTCATACACCTTTAGTTGCTGAAGGATGATCTCTTATAGAGTGTATTAAAGCATCCATAAGCTTCTAGATGCTTGTAAATGTTGTCCTATTGGTGGAGGAAATGGCATTAGAAGTGCACCAGTTGTATGAAGAAAGCTTCTTTGTGCATGCTCGATTTTTTACGCTGAGAACCATGTCTTAAGGGGGTCATCAGATGTACATGTAGTTTATATTGGTGCGGAGACAGGGTTTAAGGTCTTTGCAATCTCAGTCACAAGTGCTTTTAGTGGCAATATGTAATAGCTGGCTGActtattttcttagttttttgCATTCTACATATGGAAGACTTTAGAAAAAGATTCCTTTAATTGAAAATTTCCTCATTAAATGTTATCCTATTGGTGGAGGAAAGGGCATTAGAAGTGCACCAGTTGTATGAAGAAAGCTTCTTTGTGCATGCTCGATTTTACGCTGAGAACCATGTCTCAAGGGGGTCATCAGATGTACATGTAGTATATATGAGTGCGGAGACAGGGATTAAGGTCTTTGCAATCTCAGTCGCAAGTGCTTTTAGTGCAATAGGTAATAGCTGGCTGAtttattttcttagttttttgCACTATACGTATGGAAGACTTTAGAAAAGGATTCCTTTGATTGAAAATTTCCTCATTACCTCTCTTCAAGAAGCTAGAAGTGAATAGATTATATATATCTTGTTGAGATGGTTAGCTGCTTCGGGAAGTCAGCATTTGTATTGGATGTTATTGCAATGTTGTCTAGACTATGGAAATAGGTATTGATGTCGGTCAAATACTTTCCTTCTCTGAtgtttgtatttcatatatctATACATAATATGTTTCTAATGTGTCTGCTCTCTCTTGTTAGCACTCTACACTACCCCACTGTTAAACTCAACTCTTTTTGATGAGTAATAAGACTTGTATTGTACTGACTAAAACAACAATTAGGATACATCAGATCATTAGGAAACTCAGCACCTTGCTATAATCAGCGAACTGACACTATGATATTCAACTCTCCTGCGTACCCTGTATCTCCTGTGAATTTTGTAGTTTTCTTAGTTTTAACTGAATGTCATGTATTTTTGGACTACCACTCATTGATAGTTTGATATTTAccacaaataacaaaactaCCAGTCATTGATGTCAAAAGTGCAGAAAAGTTATGTTGCAGGAGTCTTTAGGGCAGAGCTTAATTGAAGCGCGCACCCTAGTAAAGAAACTGAGAAGCattttgtgtttgtgtttgtgtaTATGTTGGGTAtaatgcaaaagaaagaaactaCACATACAAACAAGAATTGTATGGACAAAGTTACAAATGTGTAATGTCCattaaaataagaagaaaaaatctgtAAGTTAGTTGATATAAGTAAAACCATTCTCTTATCTTTTTTCCTGGTAAATTAATTAGCACttgtgtaaaaaaaaaacatacaagtagtaAAAGCCACGTCAAAGATGTACTAATGCTAAAATGTAGTTtttaagttcttaattatgatGTTCCGACTGCTTGAGActcttaatttttcttcattgaaaacatatttctttttcggtttattatataatgttattttcCTATATATTTCTTAAACAATTAATGTTTTACTTTCTCAGTTAAATTTTCTTGTGAAGCTTAAGCATTACTTGAGTGCATCTTTTGACAATAGCAATAGTGCTAACTGTATCTCCATTTCTTTAGTTAATTTCTGGTGATCCTATAACATACATATTGGTTGTTTGACTTTGTTCCCTGAGGTACGTTAATGTAAGTAGTTTGATGGCCAATTATTTCTAGATGCAGGACTTACTCGAGAATTCCGTGTTGTGCGAGATAATAGAGTTAACCAAAATGTCAATAGAGTGGTAAAGGCTGTCCAGACTTCTACATCTGCTGAACCAGCGATTTCAAATACTTCTGCACAAAGGTATATTATGCTCTCTTGTTTATTATACAGTAATACTTTCCATACTTAGAGAGCAGTGGCTGATCAAAGTAACGGAAGTATAGTATTACGTTAGTACGTTGACCtccacataatatatttttatcaaatattcgTTTTCTAAGTTAGACAATATTCAGTGAGCCTTTAAATTAAAAGGTGGACCTGGAATTGATTGAATGCTGTGAGATGTTTACTTTGGAAGTTGAGGTGTATTCCTACAATGTTCATGGCTTATATCTTGATTTTTGAGTTAAAGGGTGATCAATTGCTTATGGTAAACAACTATTTACCCCCCTCTTaacccttttccttttttttgggCACAACTTTGGGGCTGCTGGCAATATAAACCTGCCAattatgttcatgtatgtgTAACCTGTGTTTCAATTCTGCATATTTCAATCTTCTTTGCATTTAGATTTAAGGAAAATTGAACAGCTCTCCCAATTAATTTTTCGTGGGTCTACCTTGATAATATACCATTTTCATCTTAAATCAGATTAATTGCTATAACTAACATGAACACTAAGAAATATTGAACGGTgggattaatatatttaaaattattgttgaacaggcaattaatcaaatttaaacaaaatagtTAAACAGGTAACGTAGTCTAGTTGACATGTGCTTATTTACAGTTGTTATTGCATGTGTAATGATTCCCTATCTATGTCATGTCTAATACCTTTTTTGGTACTCTTTTCCTAAGATATCCAGAGGCGATCGTTGCATATTGACTATTATCCTTTTATCCTACTCAAATTGAATGAACGTAGACACCTTTTATCATATAACCATAATCTTTTTGGTTGATTTTCGACCTACTTTGGCCATTCACATTTACGGATATATTAtacctttaatattattgtgcCACACTATTATGAGAATCATACCTCTTTTCACGTACCTTAGAATTTTGCTTTTTTACCTATTATCTTTAAAGCCTAAAACTCCTAAAAGTTCTTTGGTTCGGCATTGCCAACATGTCTTCTTTCGActtcttgtgatcatttttACTGCATTCACTGTACATATGGTATAGGGTATTGAGTCTGAGAtagtaatatatatgttttccttGTTGGAATATGCAGCAGTTCAAAAGGGACCTCTAGCAATACTCTATCCACTGGGAGTCGTTCATCTCAAGCTCGAAATAGGAACTCTCAACATACACACTCTAATGATGCTAATTTAAGTAGCACTAATGGTCAAGGTTTGTCTGGAGAAATGCATGCATCTGTTTCAAATGCTGCTTCACAGATAGGAGGGGTGAAGCCAAATGGTTCTCGACCACATTTTATTACATCATCTAGCGATTCTGTCATTGGAGTTTATTCATCCTTTTCAGATCCAGTTCATGTACCATCTCTTGACTCCAGACCGACTGCAAAAGTTGGTGCTATTAGGCGTGAGGTAGGGGTGGTGGGTGCTCGTCGCCAGTCCGCTGAAACTTTTGCCAAGTCCTCATCTTCACAAAGCAGGTCGTCTTCAAACTCTCACATGGAGCAGGCCCGGCAGGATATTGGTAATTCTAAAGGATCACTCCGACCTATGAGCTCAAATTCTAGAAGTGACCAGAGTGGAGTATCTGATTCCCCTAAATCCAACTTGCCAATGAGCAAGTCTCTCTCGGGAAATCAACATATTAACAGACTGCATCACTCTGTGGGTCATCAGAAAGGTAGGTGCTTCATCTTAATATGaatgtttctttttcttcttgttgctATTATTTCAATTGGTTTTGGGGCATCCTAATAAAGAAAAGATTGTTCAGTTCCTACTCATGTGTGAAGAATAGGGTTAAAGTAAGCaggagaataagaagaaaaaagggcGGTGGGTGGGTGGGAGTGCGCTGAAATTTACCATCTCCATCTGATGTAGTGCATAAATGGTTTCTGAATGGTGCACTGCCTGCCTCTTTCTGAATGTGCTCATTTTCTAGATCAACCTTACTCCATTTTTTTTGGGTCCTTATATAGGTGTTCAGTGGAAGCCCAAGTTAACCAAGAAATCGAGCGTAACAGATCCCGGGGTTATTGGAAAACCTTCTGAAGGTGTCTATTTAACTAGTAAGTCAGAAGACTTGGAAAAAGAAGGATCTCAGTTGCAAGATAAGATGTCAAGGCTAAACATCTCAGAGAATGTGATCATAGCTGAACATATTCGTGTTTCTGAGACTGACCGGTGTCGCCTGACCTTTGGCAGCTTTGGAGCTGAATTTAAATCTGCGAAAGATTTGGAAGAAGAATCACAGACCAAGTCATCAAGGTTAGTGATGTTAAGTTGTACTGTTCTGTCCTGGTAAATTTGTTTATTCCTGTTAACTTTgatacaaagcaaaaaaaatccaaatagACTATATATGGACAAAACATGTAGTGTCAAGCCAAACTTATTAGCGCAGTGTGATACATGACTCAAAAGTGTATATGACCACGATAGAATCATCTTGATGTTTGTATCAATCACCTTGTAATACACATTAATTAGTAGGaagattttttctaaaagtGTTCTTAGTCACATAAGATCAACGTATCTGattctattaaaaaattttatgctTCCACAATATTATGAAAGTGGGAAGCCCTTAACTATAAAGTTGAAAGACCAATTAGTCCATTGTTAGACATTTTATCTCTAAAAAAGGAGAGGACGAGAAAGCTACATATTTGGTTCCCCAAATGTCCAAAATACCTTCAGCTGTGAATTAGGAGTATAATAAGACTTGATACATAGCCAACTCCTAAGCTGTGTTCCAGTTGAACACCTCAACTCCTATAAAGTGTTTCAGGTAAACACTTTTGACCCAGGTAGTTAATTTAACCACGTAAATTAAGCTGTCCATAAATTATACACATCAACCTCAAGTAGAAAATGCATGTGGTTTACGGCTTATCGAGGTGAATgtgtaaaataaaatgaaatgacaTACTGTATGTGATTAACTTAACTACCAAATAGACGTACAAGACCACTCAAATTTTCCCCAACATTTGAACCAAAAGTGTCTAATTGGAACACTGTATTAGGGGTTGAGGTGTTCAATTGAAACAAAACTTAATTGGAGATTTGGAGTGTCTAAATGGAATATCCTGGCAAGTTTAAGGGGCTGGGTATGTATTAAGCCTATAATATACTCAGATGGAaccaattaaaatttttataacttcATCAAATCACGTGCTTTGATTATGATTCAAGATACCaattttgaagtattatttcTAATCAGTCTTTTAACATGTCAGAtgaattgtgttttattatTTCAGCCTTTTCATTTTATGTATCTTAGTTTGAATATACATGAAGTATAAGAAAGAGACTTTGTGGTGATAAAATTGAAGATGTGTGTAGTGTAGCAAAAAGCCATATGAAGCTTATGATATTAAACATGATATGTGAATCTTGGAATTGAAGATTAAAGAGTTACTTAATATAGGAagtgacatttttatttaaacaatgAAAAAGGAATGTaagaaacataaattaaaattaaaaaaagtgtgTAACAGAGTCTTTGAAAATTATTAGGTGCAGAAAATGTGTACAATATACAGAGCATAGTCATTTGCATATCCCTTTTTGTTCAATTGTACCATATTCTCAGTCTCGATTAAAGAAAAAGTCGCAAAAAATGATTAAAGTACATTGCTTTACGTGAATTGTTATAAGTTACAATGAAAACTTAAGTTTAATGTAAAAATAcacatattttattcatataacgttagaaacttattaaaattttctaGCCTATGAAAACCATTTAATTACGTGTTCCGACATTCTTAATAAAAAGTGTTTTTCCTAATCACCGACTCACTGAGGTATAAGAAGAGTAACTATTGCTTCCTTTTATTTTACaagtatatattttatgttgcaTTTCAAACAAATTCCAAAATAACAAGCGACTCAATGTTGCATTGCTTAACCAAGCTTTTCTATCATcactatttataattttcttgaaGACAATTTGATGCTTAACCAAGCTTTTCCATCATCAGTATTTATAATATTCTTGAAGACAATTTGATGAGTACACTTGCAATTTTTTGTTAAACGGTGCTATTAGACTCTCAAGTTTGATAAGCATGATTTACAGTTTAT
Proteins encoded in this window:
- the LOC101258733 gene encoding uncharacterized protein isoform X2, with the protein product MVSSSKSESGTHVISVGVREILESIKEVVGNHSDADIYVTLKETNMDPNETAQKLLNQDPFHKVKRKGDRRKENHGYKSSTAPENGNYLEHDAHEMRINTHINRNIRRGSYNRTALPDAGLTREFRVVRDNRVNQNVNRVVKAVQTSTSAEPAISNTSAQSSKGTSSNTLSTGSRSSQARNRNSQHTHSNDANLSSTNGQGLSGEMHASVSNAASQIGGVKPNGSRPHFITSSSDSVIGVYSSFSDPVHVPSLDSRPTAKVGAIRREVGVVGARRQSAETFAKSSSSQSRSSSNSHMEQARQDIGNSKGSLRPMSSNSRSDQSGVSDSPKSNLPMSKSLSGNQHINRLHHSVGHQKGVQWKPKLTKKSSVTDPGVIGKPSEGVYLTSKSEDLEKEGSQLQDKMSRLNISENVIIAEHIRVSETDRCRLTFGSFGAEFKSAKDLEEESQTKSSRLSVLVSESSTDDPVGSKQLDLADDHVQNPESTSPVSDVISDQKLSDNRESSSPEDLGNYADVGLVQDKSASYTPPESQQQQNASNLSSFSAYDPQTGYDIPYFRPAVDEALRDQGLQEALSSHAANSMPVSSIPMVQQVQQHQPIAQMYPQVHVSHYANLMPYRHVFSPVYVPPMAMPGYSSNAAYPHPPNGSNYLLMPGGGSHLSANGLKYGIQQFKPVPTGSASGFGNFTSPTGYAINTPGVIGSATGLKDSSRMKYKDGNLYVPNPQAETSEMWMNPRDISIMQSGSYYSMSGQTPHATYLPSHSGHASFNAAAPSSHMQFSGLYHPPQPAAMANPHHMGSAMAGNVGVGMAAAAPGAQVGAYQQPQLGHLNWTGNF
- the LOC101258733 gene encoding uncharacterized protein isoform X4; protein product: MVSSSKSESGTHVISVGVREILESIKEVVGNHSDADIYVTLKETNMDPNETAQKLLNQDPFHKVKRKGDRRKENHGYKSSTAPENGNYLEHDAHEMRINTHINRNIRRGSYNRTALPGLTREFRVVRDNRVNQNVNRVVKAVQTSTSAEPAISNTSAQSSKGTSSNTLSTGSRSSQARNRNSQHTHSNDANLSSTNGQGLSGEMHASVSNAASQIGGVKPNGSRPHFITSSSDSVIGVYSSFSDPVHVPSLDSRPTAKVGAIRREVGVVGARRQSAETFAKSSSSQSRSSSNSHMEQARQDIGNSKGSLRPMSSNSRSDQSGVSDSPKSNLPMSKSLSGNQHINRLHHSVGHQKGVQWKPKLTKKSSVTDPGVIGKPSEGVYLTSKSEDLEKEGSQLQDKMSRLNISENVIIAEHIRVSETDRCRLTFGSFGAEFKSAKDLEEESQTKSSRLSVLVSESSTDDPVGSKQLDLADDHVQNPESTSPVSDVISDQKLSDNRESSSPEDLGNYADVGLVQDKSASYTPPESQQQQNASNLSSFSAYDPQTGYDIPYFRPAVDEALRDQGLQEALSSHAANSMPVSSIPMVQQVQQHQPIAQMYPQVHVSHYANLMPYRHVFSPVYVPPMAMPGYSSNAAYPHPPNGSNYLLMPGGGSHLSANGLKYGIQQFKPVPTGSASGFGNFTSPTGYAINTPGVIGSATGLKDSSRMKYKDGNLYVPNPQAETSEMWMNPRDISIMQSGSYYSMSGQTPHATYLPSHSGHASFNAAAPSSHMQFSGLYHPPQPAAMANPHHMGSAMAGNVGVGMAAAAPGAQVGAYQQPQLGHLNWTGNF
- the LOC101258733 gene encoding uncharacterized protein isoform X3; the encoded protein is MVSSSKSESGTHVISVGVREILESIKEVVGNHSDADIYVTLKETNMDPNETAQKLLNQDPFHKVKRKGDRRKENHGYKSSTAPENGNYLEHDAHEMRINTHINRNIRRGSYNRTALPGLTREFRVVRDNRVNQNVNRVVKAVQTSTSAEPAISNTSAQSSSKGTSSNTLSTGSRSSQARNRNSQHTHSNDANLSSTNGQGLSGEMHASVSNAASQIGGVKPNGSRPHFITSSSDSVIGVYSSFSDPVHVPSLDSRPTAKVGAIRREVGVVGARRQSAETFAKSSSSQSRSSSNSHMEQARQDIGNSKGSLRPMSSNSRSDQSGVSDSPKSNLPMSKSLSGNQHINRLHHSVGHQKGVQWKPKLTKKSSVTDPGVIGKPSEGVYLTSKSEDLEKEGSQLQDKMSRLNISENVIIAEHIRVSETDRCRLTFGSFGAEFKSAKDLEEESQTKSSRLSVLVSESSTDDPVGSKQLDLADDHVQNPESTSPVSDVISDQKLSDNRESSSPEDLGNYADVGLVQDKSASYTPPESQQQQNASNLSSFSAYDPQTGYDIPYFRPAVDEALRDQGLQEALSSHAANSMPVSSIPMVQQVQQHQPIAQMYPQVHVSHYANLMPYRHVFSPVYVPPMAMPGYSSNAAYPHPPNGSNYLLMPGGGSHLSANGLKYGIQQFKPVPTGSASGFGNFTSPTGYAINTPGVIGSATGLKDSSRMKYKDGNLYVPNPQAETSEMWMNPRDISIMQSGSYYSMSGQTPHATYLPSHSGHASFNAAAPSSHMQFSGLYHPPQPAAMANPHHMGSAMAGNVGVGMAAAAPGAQVGAYQQPQLGHLNWTGNF
- the LOC101258733 gene encoding GBF-interacting protein 1-like isoform X8 produces the protein MKLLRNCSIKNHGYKSSTAPENGNYLEHDAHEMRINTHINRNIRRGSYNRTALPGLTREFRVVRDNRVNQNVNRVVKAVQTSTSAEPAISNTSAQSSKGTSSNTLSTGSRSSQARNRNSQHTHSNDANLSSTNGQGLSGEMHASVSNAASQIGGVKPNGSRPHFITSSSDSVIGVYSSFSDPVHVPSLDSRPTAKVGAIRREVGVVGARRQSAETFAKSSSSQSRSSSNSHMEQARQDIGNSKGSLRPMSSNSRSDQSGVSDSPKSNLPMSKSLSGNQHINRLHHSVGHQKGVQWKPKLTKKSSVTDPGVIGKPSEGVYLTSKSEDLEKEGSQLQDKMSRLNISENVIIAEHIRVSETDRCRLTFGSFGAEFKSAKDLEEESQTKSSRLSVLVSESSTDDPVGSKQLDLADDHVQNPESTSPVSDVISDQKLSDNRESSSPEDLGNYADVGLVQDKSASYTPPESQQQQNASNLSSFSAYDPQTGYDIPYFRPAVDEALRDQGLQEALSSHAANSMPVSSIPMVQQVQQHQPIAQMYPQVHVSHYANLMPYRHVFSPVYVPPMAMPGYSSNAAYPHPPNGSNYLLMPGGGSHLSANGLKYGIQQFKPVPTGSASGFGNFTSPTGYAINTPGVIGSATGLKDSSRMKYKDGNLYVPNPQAETSEMWMNPRDISIMQSGSYYSMSGQTPHATYLPSHSGHASFNAAAPSSHMQFSGLYHPPQPAAMANPHHMGSAMAGNVGVGMAAAAPGAQVGAYQQPQLGHLNWTGNF
- the LOC101258733 gene encoding uncharacterized protein isoform X1, coding for MVSSSKSESGTHVISVGVREILESIKEVVGNHSDADIYVTLKETNMDPNETAQKLLNQDPFHKVKRKGDRRKENHGYKSSTAPENGNYLEHDAHEMRINTHINRNIRRGSYNRTALPDAGLTREFRVVRDNRVNQNVNRVVKAVQTSTSAEPAISNTSAQSSSKGTSSNTLSTGSRSSQARNRNSQHTHSNDANLSSTNGQGLSGEMHASVSNAASQIGGVKPNGSRPHFITSSSDSVIGVYSSFSDPVHVPSLDSRPTAKVGAIRREVGVVGARRQSAETFAKSSSSQSRSSSNSHMEQARQDIGNSKGSLRPMSSNSRSDQSGVSDSPKSNLPMSKSLSGNQHINRLHHSVGHQKGVQWKPKLTKKSSVTDPGVIGKPSEGVYLTSKSEDLEKEGSQLQDKMSRLNISENVIIAEHIRVSETDRCRLTFGSFGAEFKSAKDLEEESQTKSSRLSVLVSESSTDDPVGSKQLDLADDHVQNPESTSPVSDVISDQKLSDNRESSSPEDLGNYADVGLVQDKSASYTPPESQQQQNASNLSSFSAYDPQTGYDIPYFRPAVDEALRDQGLQEALSSHAANSMPVSSIPMVQQVQQHQPIAQMYPQVHVSHYANLMPYRHVFSPVYVPPMAMPGYSSNAAYPHPPNGSNYLLMPGGGSHLSANGLKYGIQQFKPVPTGSASGFGNFTSPTGYAINTPGVIGSATGLKDSSRMKYKDGNLYVPNPQAETSEMWMNPRDISIMQSGSYYSMSGQTPHATYLPSHSGHASFNAAAPSSHMQFSGLYHPPQPAAMANPHHMGSAMAGNVGVGMAAAAPGAQVGAYQQPQLGHLNWTGNF
- the LOC101258733 gene encoding uncharacterized protein isoform X7, which codes for MKLLRNCSIKNHGYKSSTAPENGNYLEHDAHEMRINTHINRNIRRGSYNRTALPGLTREFRVVRDNRVNQNVNRVVKAVQTSTSAEPAISNTSAQSSSKGTSSNTLSTGSRSSQARNRNSQHTHSNDANLSSTNGQGLSGEMHASVSNAASQIGGVKPNGSRPHFITSSSDSVIGVYSSFSDPVHVPSLDSRPTAKVGAIRREVGVVGARRQSAETFAKSSSSQSRSSSNSHMEQARQDIGNSKGSLRPMSSNSRSDQSGVSDSPKSNLPMSKSLSGNQHINRLHHSVGHQKGVQWKPKLTKKSSVTDPGVIGKPSEGVYLTSKSEDLEKEGSQLQDKMSRLNISENVIIAEHIRVSETDRCRLTFGSFGAEFKSAKDLEEESQTKSSRLSVLVSESSTDDPVGSKQLDLADDHVQNPESTSPVSDVISDQKLSDNRESSSPEDLGNYADVGLVQDKSASYTPPESQQQQNASNLSSFSAYDPQTGYDIPYFRPAVDEALRDQGLQEALSSHAANSMPVSSIPMVQQVQQHQPIAQMYPQVHVSHYANLMPYRHVFSPVYVPPMAMPGYSSNAAYPHPPNGSNYLLMPGGGSHLSANGLKYGIQQFKPVPTGSASGFGNFTSPTGYAINTPGVIGSATGLKDSSRMKYKDGNLYVPNPQAETSEMWMNPRDISIMQSGSYYSMSGQTPHATYLPSHSGHASFNAAAPSSHMQFSGLYHPPQPAAMANPHHMGSAMAGNVGVGMAAAAPGAQVGAYQQPQLGHLNWTGNF